Proteins from a single region of Aerococcus viridans:
- the ileS gene encoding isoleucine--tRNA ligase: MKMKETLNLGKTKFPMRGNLPVKEVERQAEWNEEDVYAQRQEKNKDKTPWILHDGPPYANGDIHTGHAMNKISKDIIIRSKSMSGFRSPYVPGWDTHGLPIEQALTNSGVDRKSMTVAEFRKLCEEYAWKQINGQRDDFKRLGVAGDWENPYLTLAPEFEAQQIRLFGDMYENGLIYKGAKPVYWSPSSESTLAEAEIEYQDVESPSIYVAFKARDTKGKLPENAEFIIWTTTPWTIPSNMAIAVNPNFEYSVVAVADRNFVVATDLVNSLATELGWADYTVEGEPVKGTDLEYMVAEHPYYDRDSLLILGDHVTTESGTGLVHTAPGHGEDDYFASLNYNLDVLSPLDDQGHFTDEAPGFEGVFYEKGNELSIEKMKENNRLLKLDYFSHSYPHDWRTKKPVIYRATPQWFCSVEKIRERTLDVIDNEVKWWHPSGQTRIYNMIRDRKDWVISRQRVWGVPLPIFYAENGEPVCTPETIEHVANLFDEFGSNVWFEREAKDLLPEGFTHPASPNGEFTKEMDIMDVWFDSGSSHHGVLRTREDLTFPADMYLEGSDQYRGWFHSSLLTSVAVNDEAPYRSVLSQGFVNDGEGRKMSKSIGNTLSPNDIIKQRGADILRLWVSSVDTYYDVRISDDILGQVAENYRRIRNTVRFLLGNLYDFDVKKDAVAYEDLASIDQYMMNRLNEMVRNVRHAYDTFDFMTVNHEITNFLTLDMSNFYLDYAKDVVYIELPESAKRRNMQTVMYAVAKAVTTLLTPIIPHTTEEIWAYLQEEEAYAQLADFPEVVTYDNADTLEEKWSAFMALRSDVNKSLETAREEKVIGKSLQAKLHIFANEETKALLDSVGEELATYLMVSQLKIHDLAEAGADATAYEGYSLVIEHAHGETCERCRGVYEEVGTIEAAPHLCARCADIVINHYPEALVEEEN, from the coding sequence ATGAAAATGAAAGAAACATTAAATTTAGGAAAAACAAAATTCCCAATGCGCGGTAACCTACCTGTTAAAGAGGTAGAGCGCCAAGCTGAGTGGAACGAAGAAGACGTGTACGCACAACGTCAAGAAAAAAATAAGGATAAAACACCTTGGATCCTACATGATGGCCCACCATATGCAAATGGGGACATTCATACTGGACATGCCATGAATAAAATCTCCAAAGATATTATCATCCGTTCAAAATCTATGTCTGGCTTCCGGTCACCTTACGTACCAGGCTGGGATACGCACGGTTTACCAATCGAGCAAGCCTTAACTAATTCAGGTGTTGACCGTAAGTCAATGACAGTTGCTGAATTCCGTAAATTATGTGAAGAGTACGCTTGGAAACAAATTAACGGCCAACGTGATGACTTCAAACGTTTAGGTGTTGCTGGTGACTGGGAGAACCCATACCTAACACTAGCACCAGAATTTGAAGCGCAACAAATCCGTTTATTCGGTGATATGTATGAAAATGGCTTGATCTATAAAGGGGCTAAGCCAGTTTATTGGTCACCATCTTCAGAATCTACTTTAGCTGAAGCTGAAATTGAATACCAAGACGTTGAATCACCTTCAATCTACGTAGCCTTTAAAGCACGCGATACAAAAGGCAAATTACCAGAGAATGCAGAATTCATTATCTGGACAACAACACCTTGGACTATTCCATCTAACATGGCTATCGCTGTAAATCCAAATTTTGAATACTCAGTAGTCGCTGTTGCTGACCGTAATTTTGTGGTTGCAACTGACTTAGTGAATAGCCTAGCAACAGAATTAGGATGGGCAGATTACACAGTTGAAGGCGAACCAGTTAAAGGTACTGACTTAGAATATATGGTTGCTGAACATCCATACTACGACCGTGACTCATTGCTAATCTTAGGTGACCACGTAACAACTGAATCAGGTACTGGTTTAGTCCATACGGCGCCTGGGCACGGGGAAGATGACTACTTTGCGTCATTGAACTACAACTTAGACGTTCTATCACCATTAGATGACCAAGGTCACTTTACAGATGAAGCACCAGGTTTTGAAGGTGTCTTCTACGAAAAAGGTAACGAGCTTTCAATCGAAAAAATGAAAGAAAATAATCGTTTACTAAAACTAGATTACTTCTCTCACTCTTACCCACATGACTGGCGTACGAAAAAACCGGTTATCTACCGTGCCACACCACAATGGTTCTGTTCAGTAGAAAAAATCCGGGAACGTACTTTAGACGTCATCGATAATGAAGTGAAATGGTGGCATCCATCTGGTCAAACACGTATCTACAACATGATTCGTGACCGTAAAGACTGGGTAATTTCACGTCAACGTGTTTGGGGTGTACCATTGCCAATCTTCTACGCAGAAAATGGCGAACCTGTATGTACACCAGAAACAATCGAACATGTAGCCAACCTATTTGACGAATTCGGTTCAAATGTCTGGTTCGAGCGCGAAGCGAAAGACTTATTACCAGAAGGCTTTACGCATCCGGCATCGCCAAACGGTGAATTCACCAAAGAAATGGACATCATGGATGTATGGTTTGACTCTGGTTCATCTCACCATGGCGTATTACGCACACGTGAAGACCTAACATTCCCAGCTGACATGTACCTAGAAGGTTCTGACCAATACCGTGGTTGGTTCCATTCATCACTATTAACATCAGTCGCAGTAAACGATGAAGCACCATACCGTTCAGTCCTTTCTCAAGGATTCGTTAACGATGGTGAAGGCCGCAAGATGTCCAAATCAATTGGGAACACATTGTCACCAAACGACATCATCAAGCAACGTGGTGCAGACATTTTACGTCTTTGGGTATCTTCAGTAGACACTTACTACGATGTCCGTATCTCTGACGATATCTTAGGTCAAGTTGCTGAAAACTACCGTCGTATCCGTAATACTGTACGTTTCTTGCTAGGAAACTTGTATGACTTTGATGTGAAAAAAGATGCAGTTGCCTATGAAGATCTAGCATCAATTGACCAATACATGATGAACCGTCTAAACGAAATGGTGCGTAATGTACGTCATGCTTACGATACTTTCGACTTTATGACAGTCAACCATGAAATCACTAACTTCCTAACTTTAGATATGTCTAACTTTTACTTAGACTACGCTAAAGACGTTGTTTATATTGAATTACCAGAATCAGCAAAACGTCGTAACATGCAAACAGTTATGTATGCAGTGGCTAAAGCCGTAACGACTTTACTGACACCAATTATTCCACATACAACTGAAGAAATCTGGGCATACCTACAAGAAGAGGAAGCATACGCACAATTAGCTGACTTCCCTGAAGTAGTAACTTATGACAATGCAGACACTTTAGAAGAAAAATGGTCTGCCTTTATGGCCTTACGTTCTGATGTCAACAAATCATTAGAAACGGCTCGTGAAGAAAAAGTAATTGGTAAATCATTACAAGCGAAATTACATATTTTTGCTAATGAAGAAACCAAAGCATTACTTGATAGTGTCGGCGAAGAATTAGCGACATACTTGATGGTATCGCAGTTAAAAATCCATGACCTTGCAGAAGCCGGCGCAGATGCTACAGCCTACGAAGGTTACAGCCTAGTGATTGAACATGCACATGGTGAAACTTGTGAACGTTGTCGTGGGGTTTACGAAGAAGTTGGTACAATTGAAGCAGCACCGCACTTATGTGCACGTTGTGCTGACATTGTCATCAACCACTATCCTGAAGCTTTAGTTGAAGAGGAGAATTAA
- a CDS encoding DivIVA domain-containing protein: MRASEIKNMKFKQKISGYGKTEVDDYLNKVRVSMQKLEDQNKSLQDQLNEANKEVDAAHRKEATVNRSIFVAQEAADRLREEALNEASLIVERAEEEARRLLAEAAEKAAVINTETDNLQEAARTYLHQSFGMILQAKDMYEDPRWENLFFEKPVGDVSTPQLDEVVKDYDLPVRSNKGEAIFEAAAEKAEKEQRKEEFFNNDIPAIAPVFSGFKDSEPVVEEAETSSVAENASESVETASSENTGSENTPDAAEETQAVAADNTDQTDTNQPTTDVQDVTDELVQSESTEADLTNAADKSEE; encoded by the coding sequence ATGCGCGCATCAGAAATTAAAAATATGAAATTTAAACAGAAAATCTCAGGTTACGGTAAAACTGAGGTAGATGACTATTTGAATAAAGTCCGTGTCTCAATGCAGAAGTTAGAGGACCAAAATAAATCTTTACAAGACCAATTAAACGAAGCGAATAAAGAAGTAGATGCTGCCCACCGCAAGGAAGCGACAGTTAACCGTTCGATTTTTGTGGCCCAAGAAGCAGCTGACCGTTTGCGTGAAGAAGCGTTAAATGAAGCCTCTTTAATTGTAGAACGTGCTGAAGAAGAAGCCCGTCGTTTGCTTGCTGAAGCGGCTGAGAAAGCGGCTGTTATTAATACGGAAACAGATAATCTACAAGAAGCTGCTCGTACTTACTTGCACCAATCTTTTGGTATGATTTTACAAGCCAAAGATATGTACGAAGACCCACGTTGGGAGAACTTATTCTTTGAAAAACCAGTTGGAGATGTGTCGACGCCACAATTAGATGAAGTGGTGAAAGATTATGATCTACCAGTACGGTCAAATAAAGGGGAAGCAATCTTTGAGGCAGCTGCTGAAAAAGCTGAAAAAGAACAACGTAAAGAAGAGTTCTTTAACAATGATATTCCAGCTATTGCGCCAGTTTTTAGCGGTTTTAAAGACAGTGAACCGGTAGTAGAGGAAGCAGAAACAAGTTCTGTAGCAGAAAATGCTAGCGAATCTGTAGAAACTGCTTCATCAGAAAATACTGGTTCAGAAAATACACCTGATGCGGCTGAAGAAACACAAGCGGTAGCAGCTGATAATACTGATCAAACTGATACAAACCAACCAACAACTGACGTGCAAGATGTGACAGACGAACTGGTACAATCCGAGTCAACAGAAGCTGATTTGACCAATGCAGCAGATAAATCTGAAGAATAA
- a CDS encoding RNA-binding protein, whose protein sequence is MANYEVLQHFQPDEHAFVEKVTDWMNLVLDQYAPVVTPFLNPREVAIVSMIIGQDDEIHYEFFGGYPNAENQRCVLAPTYYEIQPADFEITPFDIHYASKFNTIEHRQILGTILGQGVERNRIGDIIQAGEKWQFFVDEKIADFLSFEMDKIGGSKVKLVKINHFDQIIQPKSDWQPMEITLSSLRFDTMISDGFRIPRAKAKLLIEGGAAKLNWAQVQDAKRLLNPGDIASIRGYGRLKYVATQMETKKGKIRVAIEIIKNK, encoded by the coding sequence TTGGCAAACTATGAAGTTTTACAGCACTTTCAACCAGACGAACATGCCTTTGTTGAAAAAGTGACGGACTGGATGAATCTGGTCTTAGACCAATATGCACCGGTAGTGACCCCGTTTTTGAATCCAAGAGAAGTGGCCATTGTATCAATGATCATTGGCCAAGACGATGAAATTCATTATGAATTTTTCGGTGGCTATCCTAATGCGGAGAATCAACGGTGTGTACTAGCGCCGACTTATTACGAAATTCAACCGGCTGATTTTGAAATTACCCCATTTGATATTCACTATGCCAGCAAGTTTAATACTATTGAGCACCGGCAAATACTAGGAACTATTCTAGGTCAAGGGGTTGAACGTAACCGTATCGGAGATATTATCCAGGCTGGGGAGAAATGGCAATTCTTCGTCGACGAGAAAATCGCCGATTTTCTTAGCTTTGAAATGGATAAGATAGGTGGTTCGAAAGTCAAGCTGGTGAAAATTAATCATTTTGACCAAATTATTCAACCAAAATCTGACTGGCAACCCATGGAAATCACACTTTCTTCATTAAGATTTGATACTATGATTTCAGATGGATTTAGAATTCCAAGAGCGAAGGCCAAGTTACTGATTGAGGGTGGCGCTGCTAAACTCAATTGGGCGCAAGTGCAAGACGCGAAAAGGCTATTAAATCCAGGGGACATTGCTTCAATACGAGGCTATGGCAGATTGAAATATGTGGCTACCCAAATGGAAACCAAAAAGGGTAAAATTAGAGTAGCGATTGAGATCATCAAAAACAAATAG
- a CDS encoding YggT family protein, with amino-acid sequence MNSLVNILQDLIYVYTLVLVVYALLSWFPGARDSKFGQIIDRLAYPYLSFFDSILPSLGGISFSVIVGVLVLQLASNGLNILR; translated from the coding sequence GTGAATAGTTTAGTGAACATTCTTCAAGATTTAATCTATGTCTATACACTAGTGCTAGTAGTATATGCTTTATTATCTTGGTTCCCAGGAGCTAGAGATTCTAAATTTGGTCAAATCATTGACCGACTAGCATACCCATATTTATCATTCTTTGATAGTATCCTACCTAGTTTAGGAGGCATTTCATTTTCAGTGATTGTGGGCGTTCTTGTCCTACAATTAGCTTCTAACGGCTTAAATATTTTACGCTAA
- a CDS encoding cell division protein SepF, translating to MGFKDYFANFFDNDDDFEDDYYEQETVDTSDSKSFEEPVAENPAKAAQTSQAQFTFEQPTKEQNKTMANDATRNNVVNLSESRKNVATVEIFKPRIFAEAERISQSLLGDKSVVLNLSQMSDEDARRFIDYMTGVVYAVNGDLQRVATDVFIAVPETVQIEGLYEEYTNTHGKASRDRGNIWDREGESRE from the coding sequence ATGGGTTTTAAAGACTATTTTGCAAATTTCTTTGACAATGATGATGATTTTGAAGACGACTACTATGAGCAAGAGACGGTAGATACTAGTGATTCAAAGTCATTTGAAGAGCCAGTTGCTGAAAATCCAGCTAAAGCTGCTCAAACTAGTCAAGCACAATTTACATTTGAACAACCAACTAAGGAGCAAAACAAAACGATGGCAAACGATGCAACGCGAAATAATGTAGTGAATTTAAGTGAGTCTCGTAAAAATGTGGCTACTGTAGAAATTTTTAAACCACGCATTTTTGCTGAGGCTGAGCGAATCAGTCAATCATTATTGGGCGATAAATCAGTGGTCTTAAACCTGTCACAAATGTCAGATGAAGATGCACGTCGATTTATCGATTATATGACAGGCGTTGTATATGCCGTGAATGGGGACTTACAACGTGTAGCAACTGACGTATTTATTGCCGTTCCAGAAACTGTACAAATTGAAGGTTTGTATGAAGAATATACAAATACACATGGCAAAGCATCTCGCGACCGTGGCAATATTTGGGATCGAGAGGGTGAAAGTCGTGAATAG
- a CDS encoding YggS family pyridoxal phosphate-dependent enzyme — MTIRNNVQSIEGIIANAQQSSALSSNDVTLICVSKYHSIDEANTVYDAGVRHFAENRPEGFQEKSAAMADDIVWHLIGTLQTRKVKDIINEIDYFHALDRLKLAKEIDKRADKVIKCFLQVNVSGEESKHGIAPAELDAFIEAVAEFPKVEIVGLMTMAPIDATDEEIHNYFANLRQLRDQVQALGKDYAPCQHLSMGMSGDYPIAVAEGADFVRVGSAIFNTETE; from the coding sequence ATGACAATTCGCAATAACGTGCAGTCTATTGAAGGCATTATTGCAAATGCACAACAATCATCAGCGTTATCATCAAATGATGTGACGCTGATTTGCGTTTCTAAGTACCATTCAATAGATGAAGCAAACACAGTATATGATGCAGGCGTGAGACATTTTGCAGAAAATCGTCCAGAAGGCTTCCAGGAAAAATCTGCTGCTATGGCAGACGATATTGTATGGCATTTAATTGGCACCTTGCAAACCCGTAAGGTCAAAGATATCATTAATGAGATCGATTATTTCCATGCCCTTGACCGGTTAAAACTGGCCAAGGAAATTGACAAGCGGGCGGACAAGGTTATCAAATGCTTCCTACAGGTCAATGTTTCTGGCGAGGAATCTAAGCATGGGATTGCACCAGCTGAGCTTGATGCCTTTATCGAAGCAGTGGCGGAATTTCCTAAAGTAGAGATTGTGGGCTTGATGACAATGGCACCAATTGACGCGACGGATGAAGAGATTCACAATTATTTTGCCAACTTGCGTCAATTAAGAGATCAAGTGCAAGCTTTGGGTAAAGACTATGCACCGTGCCAACACTTGAGCATGGGGATGTCAGGTGATTATCCAATTGCAGTCGCTGAAGGCGCTGATTTTGTCAGAGTAGGTTCAGCTATATTTAACACAGAAACCGAGTAA
- the ftsZ gene encoding cell division protein FtsZ produces the protein MDMEFEYENMDMNNASIKVVGVGGGGNNAVNRMIEENVRGVEFIVANTDTQALKNSKADIKIQLGPKSTRGLGAGAQPEVGAKAAEESEDQIREALQGADLIFITAGMGGGTGTGAAPIVARIAKEEIGALTVGVVTRPFTFEGPKRGRSAAQGIAEMKQHVDTLVTISNNRLLEIVDKKTPMREAFGEADNVLRQGVQGISDLITAPGYVNLDFADVRTVMADQGTALMGIGASTGENRTAEATKKAISSPLLEVSIDGAEQILLNIKGGDDLTLFEAQDAADIVAAASSSEVNIIFGTTIAEDLEDEVIVTVIATGIDTEKRRDEKRAKRSGGHSAFQQSSGRDFANQPDNFKEKQVTERRQEENRDIFNDFDSSRYEDSNRSRRTFDDAPSAPVENDYSSHNSDDDELDTPPFFRKRRR, from the coding sequence ATGGATATGGAATTCGAATACGAAAACATGGATATGAATAACGCATCAATCAAAGTAGTTGGTGTTGGTGGTGGTGGTAACAACGCTGTTAACCGTATGATCGAGGAGAACGTACGTGGCGTTGAATTTATTGTTGCAAATACTGATACACAAGCTTTGAAAAACTCAAAAGCTGATATTAAAATCCAACTTGGACCTAAATCTACTCGTGGTTTAGGTGCCGGTGCTCAACCAGAAGTTGGGGCTAAAGCTGCTGAAGAATCAGAAGATCAAATCCGCGAAGCATTACAAGGTGCTGACTTAATCTTCATCACTGCCGGAATGGGTGGTGGTACTGGTACAGGTGCCGCACCAATCGTAGCCCGTATCGCTAAAGAAGAAATCGGCGCGCTAACTGTAGGTGTTGTGACTCGTCCATTCACTTTTGAAGGACCAAAACGTGGTCGCTCAGCTGCTCAAGGTATCGCAGAAATGAAACAACATGTGGATACTTTAGTAACTATCTCAAACAACCGTTTATTAGAAATCGTTGACAAGAAAACACCTATGCGTGAAGCATTTGGTGAAGCTGACAACGTATTACGCCAAGGTGTTCAAGGTATCTCTGACTTGATTACTGCACCTGGTTACGTAAACTTAGACTTTGCTGACGTTCGTACAGTAATGGCTGACCAAGGTACTGCTTTAATGGGTATCGGTGCTTCTACTGGTGAAAACCGTACAGCTGAAGCAACTAAGAAAGCTATCTCATCTCCATTATTAGAAGTTTCTATTGATGGTGCTGAGCAAATCCTATTAAACATCAAGGGTGGCGACGATTTAACGCTATTCGAGGCACAAGATGCAGCGGATATCGTAGCAGCAGCTTCTTCTTCAGAAGTAAACATCATCTTTGGTACTACAATTGCTGAAGACTTAGAAGACGAAGTTATCGTAACAGTTATCGCAACTGGTATTGATACTGAAAAACGTCGCGATGAAAAACGTGCTAAACGTTCTGGCGGCCACTCTGCTTTCCAACAAAGTTCAGGTCGCGATTTCGCTAACCAACCAGACAACTTTAAAGAAAAACAAGTGACTGAACGTCGCCAAGAAGAAAACCGCGACATCTTCAACGACTTCGATAGCAGCCGTTATGAAGATTCAAACCGTTCACGCAGAACTTTTGATGACGCACCATCTGCACCTGTAGAAAATGATTACTCATCACACAACTCAGATGACGATGAATTAGATACACCACCATTCTTCAGAAAGCGTCGTCGTTAA